A stretch of DNA from Ranitomeya variabilis isolate aRanVar5 chromosome 1, aRanVar5.hap1, whole genome shotgun sequence:
TTAAATGGACTGGCATTAGTTTTGAACCCTTAAAACTGACTGCGCTTAACACATATTGGAGGGCAGCTGAAACCTCGATGGGTGTCTGGGACCCTAAGCACGGAGACAACTAGTGATGCGGCCTCCATGTCCGTGCACCTGGGAATGTTTGCTGCTCCAAACACGTTTAATacccctgacagatttcttttaactGGAGACCCCCACACTAATAATTATAAAGCTTAATAAATTAGACCGTTTGCTGCTTTTTGACTCCCTAAAGAAAACTGGGTAGTAAAGCTGCAGGCATGAGTCTTTACAGACTGAACAGCTGTTGTATCCATGCCAGACATCTGGCAAGATCTATGCGGAGATGGCTTGTTAGCCTGAAGTTTGTAGTATTGGATGTTTCCTGTAGATGTCTGCAAATGCCAGCTGACAAGTGTCGCAGTATTGCGTTCATTTATGCAGTCATTGGGCATGACCTCTGCAACTGAAAGTTGTTTTTTGGGGGTGTTTAAAAATGGTTGAACCTTTATCCACTAAAGttgtgcactgtttttttttttttctgaaggatTTTGGAACAAAAACTCCAAATCCTCAAGCTTGTGAGATTTCACGCAGTCTTTACTTTAGGACTTTGTGCAAATATCCTTGTAAGTAGAACTTGTGCTCTTTTCTTTAGAGTATTACCCCAACTGTGAGGTGGTGTTTATGGGAATGGCTAACATACACTCCATTCGCAAGAGTTTCCAGTCTCTACGACTGCTATGCACTCAGATGCCAGACCCAGCCAAGTAAGTGATTTTTGCCAAACTTCAGATTTGGCTGCTTCTCTTCCTTGCGGTCTTCAAGCAGATCTGACTACAAGTTAACAGCCAGTGTGTGGTAAAAGCAGGTTTTTCTCTTCCTCAGTTGGCTGTCTGCCCTGGAGGGAACAAAGTGGCTGCAGCACCTCTCTATGCTGCTGAAGTCCTCTTCTCTGGTTGTGCACGCTTTGGATCGTGATCAGCGACCGGTTCTTGTGCACTGCTCGGACGGATGGGACCGCACTCCACAGATTGTTGCTCTCTCCAAACTCCTTTTGGACCCTTACTACAGGAGCATTGAGGTATGCTTTGTCACTGACCCTATCGCTTACTCCTCAGTACTGCTGTTAAAACCCAAACAAATTTCCAGACAGGTGTCcatcatagaatatactgtagaagATAATTCTACATGCTAATCCCAGATCGCCCCTTTCACATAAATGGTATTAATGTGACATGAATGTAATgtgaactgtaaggctatgtgcacacgttcagtacttcttgcgttttttttttgtgtttttttggcggttttctgctgcaaaaaaaacgcttacataatgcATTCTGCAACTTTTGTGCAcatgcttcattttttttttttcctgtgaagaagaagaaaaatgcagcatgttccttttttttttttttttttatttattaatttttttggcgaatttgctatattattgcattgggacgcTCTGGagacaaaaaactgcaaaaaatccTGAAACGCGAGTGGATTTCCTGCGCAGggagtccggttttgctcaggaaaattctgcagacattcctgaacgtgtgcacatagtataACTTGTCTCCCTGGAATAAAAATAATTCAGCATAATCCTTAATATCCTAGATATTATGTATATGTAAGATGACAGTGTGCAACACATCATGCCATAATTTTTTTTACCCTTGCCACAATCTTTAGGGTTTCCAAGTGTTGGTGGAGACTGAGTGGTTGGACTTTGGACACAAGTTTGCTGATCGCTGTGGCCATGGAGAGAACTCTGAAGATCTGAATGAGCGCTGCCCGGTGTTCTTGCAGTGGCTGGACTGCGTTCACCAGTTACAGAGACAGTTCCCTTGTTCGTTTGAGTTCAATGAAGCTTTTCTGGTAAGTGGTGATTAATGATCGACCATAATGGCTTCCTTTATAACATGTTGTATCTAGTCTATTCTGTGTCTTATGTGATGTAGTAAAATGCCTATAAACAATCTGCTGCTAGATATGTTAAAGGCTCATTTTAAAGGGGTTGGACAATTTCTTTTATAAATGTGTTGATTCTCCTCCTGTACTTTTTAGTATTGACCACCTCAGTCTTCACAGCGTTCCTATTCTTTAGTTGATGATGGGGCTTGTGATCAGTCGGCATACTTTGATTGAATGAGCTTTCTCATGTGAAGTAGGCTGCTGAACAGGTCTGGTCCCAGGCTCCTCCAGTTTCTGCTGTTTTGATAATGGCTATGCAGCTTGTAAGGAAAGCTGTTCCTACaaatgcaggaggagaacctgtaaatTGCATCCTTGCCACATCTGTTAAAAAGAATTCCTTTCAATCACATCGGTGAGCGGAATAGTGGCTTAGACTCTCTACGCTAATCAGGCTGAACACTTATTTATATATTTAGTAATGGCACTCACTGACTTGGGTTATTCTTCAGACATTTGATTAATCTGTCATTAAACGAGATGTCTATATTTGAAGTGACCATTGTTCTGATCATGTACACCTTTTACTTATCAGTAATAGTATCACAATCTGACCTTCAGTTGTCTCTTATCTTCTAAAACCTATTTGTTGTTGTTATAGGTGAAATTGGTGCAGCACACTTACTCATGTCTGTTCGGTACCTTTCTTTGTAATAATGCCAAGGAAAGATGTGAAAAACATATCCAAGAGCGGACATGCTCAGTTTGGTCACTTTTAAGGGCTGGCAATCGTTCCTTTAAGAACTTGCTGTATTCCTGTCAATCAGAAACTGTAAGTAGCCTTACATTAGAAATCCAAATCCCTGTGAAATATCCTGTGGACACTTGTGCATTTATATAATGAGAAGTGTATCTGATGTACAGCTTTTCTGTTCCTGCATATGTTACAGGTGCTGTATCCCGTGTGCCACGTTCGCAATCTAATGTTGTGGAGTGCCGTCTACCTCCCTGGCTCGTCCCCATCCACACCCAGTGAAGAATCCTGTACCCCATACCCAACGCCTGGGCCTGCTGCAGAGGAACCACCTCTATGCAGGTGAGACTTTGAAATATATGTGAATTTGATTAAACCCTCTTTAATCCCTTTAAGAGATTAATCAGTCACACTTTCTACAATTATTTTGCAGTATAAAATGGCTGCCAATCACCTGATGAACAAACTATCTTTTGTGCAATGGCAAAGTTCTcgggcagcacatcgtcctgtgtaaataAAATTTGCACAGCTGAGAACCATGGCAGTCTAGGCAGTGCTCAGTGCAAAatttactttggtctgcctgtgtaaaccggAAATTGACAGGACTACCGTCTTGTGAAATCCAGTTGGGAAAATAATGAAAACGTCAATGTTATAATTAAAAATGTAAAGTATATAGTGCAGGCTTGTATGAATCAATTACAagctttatttatatttttttttttctcttaggttACACAAGACCCGATCATACGATGACCTCCCGACTGCCTGTGATATAACTGTCCCCTGTGTAAACAGGCGCAGCAGTGACCCCAGTATAAACGAGTGGCAGGAGCATCGGCGTTCTTTGGAATTGAATGGAATAGCAAATTCTGCAGAAGAGTGCCAAGAGGCAGAGAGACTACTGCTGGGGGCACAGCTCTCCATGGCTGCTGGTGTTGGGGAAGGACAAATGGAAAATATATTACAAGAAGCCAGCATTGAGGAGGGGGGCGGAGAGGAACCAAATGGAAAGCTTGTGAATATAGAGGAGGCGGCTAAGGTTGAACAAACTGagaaatgtcaggactctgaaaagaCAGTAGCAGAGGATAAGGACTCTTCTAGTAATGGTGCATCAAAGACTGAGGACAACCCAGGAAAGGGCGATGGGGAAACCGCTAACCTCACTGGTGGACAATGTACAGACTCTGACCAACTGCCTTGTGAAACTAGTATTTGTAGCCAGTCTGAAATGGAGACGGTTGCTCTGCTGTGTGAGGGACAAGACAGTCAGGTTGTTGGAGAGCAGTCTTCTGATCCAGAGGAAAGTGAAAGCCAAGATTCAGACTTATTAAAAGAAGAAAATCTAAGCTGCCCAAGTTCTGATTTTTCACAGAATTTGCTATTGCCCCATGTCCTTGAAAGCTCCACAGAAACTCTGGTAGATGATATTTCAACTTCATGGCCATGCAAGCTAGACCATGTGACAGCAGCAACTGAACTTTCATTGAAAACTGAACCGGTGTCTGATGAAGGCATAATTATGATGGGCTTGAAGGGGTTGCAAAACCATGATGAAAGGACTCATTCTTCTCATCCCTGTAATCATAGTGCCTTTCCCCCCACTGAATGCAACTTGCAAAATGTGTGTAATAGGGACCAATCTTCCCCTCCTGTTGTTGATGGACCATGTCTTAGTGTGGACAATCAGGGCAAGCTCTCAAGGCAGAACTCTAGTTCAAACAACCCCCAGGTGCACCTCAGAAACTTCCCACACAAGTGCCCTTTGCATAGTTGTGGGAGACACCGGATTGGGAGTACTCCAGAGCAACCAGCCCGCAATCACCTGGATGATGATGGGATGCCTTTATATGTAGATGCAATCCAGCAGAGATTGAGGCAAATGGAAAGTGGTCACCAGCAGGAGGTGGAAACTTTAAAGAAGCAAGTGCAAGAGCTACGTTGTCGGCTTGAAAGCCATTTACAAATTGACTCCTTGCGTTTCAATGGGGACTTTACAGATGAGGTGGTAAGTTCCAATAACCACAAACTAATGGACTCTAACCTGATTTATGAAAGTATATGGCAAGGGAACTGATAATATGGTTCAGTAGGATACCATTTTGCTTTGAATGCCATGCGTCTTATCTTAAAGGAAGCCCGTCACctccctcaggcatttgtaactaaaaaaagccaccttgtgcagcactattgctgcattctgacaaggtggcttttagttcttGTTTCTGGCCctgttgaaaattttttttttttttttttttttttaatttgctcccCATACCTTGAAATCACCACGGGGgcaggtccccccccccccccccattcccaaatccagacgcctcacagccatcaGGCCTCTGGgcgcctcctcctcttccttcatcatcgtccccggcacctgcactgtaagttcgaagggcaacgcaactgcgcatgcccccccccccaaaaaaaaacagcgCAGGTGCTaggaacgctaatgaaggaagaggaggcggtgcacagaggccatgagtgacggctgtgaggcatctggattagggggaaagacctgccctgtggcgatttcaaggtatcggggacaaattttaaaaaactattttagcagtgccaggaacaagaactaaaagccaccttgtcagaatgcagcattagttctgcacaaggaggctcttttagttacaaatgcctgaggggggtgacaggttccctttaagttgccaGTTTGACTATGGCCCTGGCATATGTGATGACTAGCTGTCAATGGCTAAGGCAGCCAAAAGCTGCATGTGGATAAAGTCAGTTTGGCAATTGTTTTATTGTGTAAcacaggggtctcaaactcagctGGGTATATGAGCTGCATATagaagaaaaatgtgaatttggggGAGCCCCATTCTTTATAGGACAAAGTGACAATTTTATGCCAGCAGCACTTTATTTTGGTAGAATGTGCCCTTGGATGCGCTTTCAATTGAAATGTATTGCCGCAGAGACTCTGCACAAGAATACCAATGCATGCCGCCGGCCAATCAGAGCCCAGCAGTTGACATCTGCATGCTAGTGTATAACAGCaggggtgtatctaggttttctggcacccggggcaagaacttAGTCACGTGCTGATGAGCTGCTCTTCTTAATTCGACATTCAGTGAAAaacaagcaggaagagaagctcgttacatgaacgtaagtatgaaaatcgcatgagtGACGCGGCCATGTGTTGACTGTTGGAAGCTGCAGAGCGGTCacctgacagtgaggatattacatgCTGTTGGGATTGGCatgctacagggcttcattttataattaaatggTTCGTCCAGGTTGGAGATGAGAGTCCTCAAGTCAATATTGGCAACTGCATGTGGCCCGTGGGCTGCGTGTTTGAGACCCTGGTGTAACATGCCGTATTTCATAtgccttgtttaaaaaaaaaaaaaaaaaaaaaaattgccatacaAGTAAATGACTGAATTCTTGGTCTATTTCTGCACTGAAATTGGTGACTGGCAATTGATGGCTGTTAACAGTTATATTGTATATAAATGTTACTCTTTACAGACCTCAATTCCTGACTCTGAAAGCAACAGAGATCCTAGCTGTTTGTCAGGCTGCAGTACAGAGCTCTTCTCTGAAGCTAGCTGGGAGCAGGTGGACAAACGGGACACAGAGGTACAGCATCATGGATTGTCACCAGTGGTAAACGCTGACAAGTGACATCACAGCGTTGCCCCCCACACTAATTATATACAATGTGCTTCTGTCTAACATGGGCGCAGCAGTGTCTTAGGCCAtgcgcacacgctgcggattccattgcggaattttccgcagcggttttgataaatccgcagtgtaaaactgctgcattttttttactgcggatttatcgcggtttccgctgcggtttttcacctgcattttcctattggagcaggtgaaaaaccgctttgGATTCcgcacaaaagaattgacatgctgcagaaaataaaccgctgcgtttccgtgtggttttttccgcagcatgtgcactgcggatttcatttcccatagcattacatggtactgtaaatgcatgggaaaccgctgcggatccgcagcaaaatccgcaacgtgtgcacatacccttaaactacaGCTCCCAGCTATATTGCTACTAGAGAAGTAGCACCTGGAAAATCTTGGCAACTGTTAGGATATTGGTACAAAGTCATTAATGTAATCCTTGTGGGAAAAGCGTGTGAGGGCTCAGTATACCAATCTACATTGTGTAGTAagctattgtcctgctggaaaatctGTATAAAGCCCCTATGCATAGGAGTACCACTTTCCACATGACCGTGGACATGCGGGAGGGATTAAAGTTCACTTTAGAGTTGAGCTGCTTGCCATTGAAAacctaaaggaaacaaattcttatTTTGCAGTCTACTGAAAAAATGGCCCTGGAGACCAATTGTAATTGTATGTTGCCATCTTTAGCAAATGTGACCCTATTGGATACTTGGAGCTTGCCATGCAGTCCTAAGCTAGATGAGCAGTCAAAGCATGGGTCATAATTTTGTAAAAGAACAAATGGAATTCACTGGCTAAATGGCCAAATCTAAAGTCAGAATtcatataaaaaaattttttttatataaataaaaaggCCAGTATTGCTGCTGTGGAATTAGACAGGTGATATCACAACTCTGTGCCTCCATACAAAGCTAAATAGCTCAATTTCATTAGAAGTATTCAGGAGCTAGGTTCTGTGGTGTTGCAACATCCTGCAGGATTTGTATTAAAAACCTGGCTGCTCTACTGGAGCAGCAGCTACATGGAGAAAACCAACTATATCCTCCCAGTAGCTGCTCGCTTCCAGTTAGCTGGTGACCATTACAGCCTCCTGCATGGCCCTGTCACTAGTGAGCATGCTGTAATCACTCCTCCGCATGCTGAGCAGTAAGTGGCAGCCTGCTCTACAGTGTGTGGTGTGCACACTGACAGCCTTACTATGTTCACATGTTTTTTGCTGCTTTATGCAAATTTtatgctgcattttacagtaccagcaaaagctgagattttagaaatctcatgcacttttttttctttctaaaatcgGCAAAAAAAAGCCCCCATTCAGGTCTGTCAgcagtcaatggaaatataggagctTCTACTTTAGCTTTTCCAGattctttgttctaccagtaaattGGTCCTTGCTCCCCATAAGAAATTCAGCGTCATCTGCACTTCTAaatgccccacagtgtgcctaaaccacattttagcgtccacatgttaggCAGGCTCTCGGCGCTATAGGAATGccaaatttacaggtgcatgtctccagaagcatgagctgggcacaatgtactggtcactacaacagcagttcgcaattttcactcaacatccactgcagcttgtttctggaaaacacccatggagtcaaaatcgtcactacatctgtagataaatcccCAAAGGgagggtcacttgaggggaattctgctcttctagcacttgggggctctgtatatggatccCGCAAACTGTTATAGGAAAATCTCTTCTCCAAAAGGCAAATGGCCGCCGTCCCGGCAAGTCTCTctgactaagcagtactgtacagccacatatggggtatttctacattcagcagaaattgtgggacaaattttggtgcaatttctacccatttcccagtgtgaaaatgtaaaatctgaggcaaaaacatttttttttttttttcccccccccttacaatggtataaaattctgtgacactggtgtcaatatgatcactgcatccctagatgaattcatttgggggtgtaatttgtaaaatgggcgcttatgggggggggggggttctgctgttctgacacctccccCAGGGGCTCTGCTAATTTGACATAGCACcatcaaaccatttcagcaaaatcggaACTCCAATATGGCttttctttccttctgagctttgcactatgcctttAAAAGTAgtttgaccacatatgggatatttgcATACTCGGGAGAAAACggaacacaaaatttgttgtgcaatttttccccgTTAcctcttgtgaaaataacaaaaaaattagggctaaaatttgtgggaaaaacatgatttttatttttcatggctgttataaacttctgtgaatcacctggtgGCTCAAGGTGCTCACATGCATCTAgatgcattccttgaggggtctagtttccaaaatggggtcacttgtggggggtttccactgtttaggcacgccaAACGTGACATGGTTTCTTCTAATTATGCCAAcaaatttacattcaaaaagtcaaatggcgttcctcccttctgagccctgccatggtcccaaacagtaattttcccccacatatgggggtatctgcatgctcaggagaaattgcacatcaaattttggGAGTAAATTTttatcttccacattccaaaaatggcCATGATGCACCTGAGGGGTTAAACTTCTTGAAGTCTGTCACTTCAAATGTGGTATGGTCCCAAAAAAGctttgtaaattttgatggaaaaactAGAAATTCTTAACATCCTTAACTTGATGATATATAAAAAGTTTCAAAATTGTGTAGATGTGGGAATTGTATAACTATTTTGTGACATGACTCTCAAATTTTTATACCCTTTAATCAAAGTTTGTgaatatttttgcaattttcaaacacaagtcatattgacatTATACCATCATAAAGTATGTCACAAAGGCTCAATCAGTGGGATtgtagtgttccagagttataaccacaaagtgatactggtcagatttgtaaaatttgGCAAGGGGGTTAAAGTAGAAATGTTCTTTCAGGTGAACTTGTATGAAGCTGAATTTGCCGTTTGAACGTGATGTCTATATCGGTCTTCATGCCTGAAGCCATTCCAGTCCAGAGACCTGTAGTTAGTCCGGGCATTATGGTCCATACATGACTTTTCACCAAATTTGCCTGAACTCCTGTCTGGGTTTCAATCTGAAGACTGGATCTAGGTGTTGGCCAGCTGAGttagactataagggtatgtgcacacgttgaatgGACctctggatttttccgcagcggattttagaaatccgcaggtaaaaggcactgcgttttacctgcggattttgtgtggattcccctgcagttttacacctgcggattcctattatggagcaggtgtaaaccgctgcggattctgcacaaagaattgacatgctgcggaatgtaaaccgctgtgtttccgcgcgtttttttctgcagcatgggcacagcgttttctgttttccataggtttacatggtactgtaaactcatgggaaactgctgctgtCCCGCAGCTGCagctccgcagcaaaatccgcaacgtgtgcacatagcctaatgaagAAAAatcattttgggggttaaagggtaAAAAATCCAATTGTGGGAATCGCTACTCGATCTTTTATTTAAAacgttagatttttttttaaactaacttTGTTCAGGGGAAAACCCTTCACAAATTAATCAAAACCACAGATCCTGAATATTAGTGTAGATATTGTGATAAAAAAAACTGCAAATTTTAAGCAATTGTCCATTGTTGCTGTTTTTTGATGGTTATTGCAGGTGACAAGATGGCTTCCAGACCATTTAGCAGCTAACTGTTATAACTGTGAAGGCAAGTTCTGGTTGGCGAGCCGAAAACACCATTGTAGGTAAGTTCTACCAAGAGCTCAGAAGACCTTAATCTTACCCACTGTCCATCCATATTGTAAATGTTGCTGAGTTACTATTCACCAGCACACAAATGGGCAACAACGCCAATGCAACCTTTCTCCATCTCAGCCATGTTTCCTTGCAGGAATGCTGAAGCCGGGGCTGAAACGTGGTGAGCTTTTGTTGAGGTTGGTTAGATGGTTTGTCCTTTTGCAATCACCAAAACTAACTGCATCTTCCCCATTCAGCCCTACAGCTTTCACGTGTGTATAACATGTCCTCTGAAAAGAAGCCGAGACCATTCTGTGTGCAGTGGGAAAAAAATCAGGGCAACAACTTGAAGAAAATCTTACTTTAAACTtgcatacacttttttttttttttttggacttgCAGTCTAAAAATGCACGTGATTCTTAAAGGTGCAGTAATTTACAAAAAGCACAAGCTCAATGTTGGCATGGCAGGTTTATCAAGATGGAGATTTTATCAAACATTTGGAAAATTGCATCTAGCCCTCTCTATATAACAGCATATCCTTTAGTCACAATTCTAACTAAAGGAGGAGCATGTGTCCAGACCTGTTCATTGGCCTCATCCAACTGAAATACTGTGCCATGGGAAAGCCATGTCTTTATTGGAGGagtctgatggacaggtctggtcatgtGTTCCTCCATAACTGCCATTTTGAGAACTGTATTTCTGTGAATGGCTTCCCTAAAGTGTATGAGCTTTAcagaggaggagaacctgtaatatgtATTTGTGTAACAACTTTTTAATAGTGCAAAAGATTTATTCCAACTGGTACACTATCCAAGAGGTGCTCCTGTTTCTTCAGCAGGTGACTTATTTTAGTGGGTTCCCTACTGAAACAAAGAATGAGATGTGAGAACGCTAGGTCTGTCTTGGttttggtactttttttttttttccttacattcTGAAACACTGGAGAGAAATTGTATCAAAAATCCCTCTTGTACACGTGTACAAAAGTGATTTGTGTTCACAATTGTATGTCTGTGACTACTGCCCAGGGCTGTACACAGCTATAAAATAGAAGTAAAACAATAGTTTAGATGGAGACTTTTGCTTGTCCCTTTTTGACCCGTGTATAAAAAAAAAAGCGTATCCCTTTTTCCCTCCCTTCAGTTTGTAGATCTGCAGTTATCTAACAAATGCATGCTGGCTGCTCCCTATAAAGCAGTGCTATGCTAGGGATTTGTTGTGTATAGCATTTCAGCGCAtgtgctctgcctcctgcttgcaTGTTGTTCTCGGAGTGCAGGTTTACTCA
This window harbors:
- the MTMR3 gene encoding phosphatidylinositol-3,5-bisphosphate 3-phosphatase MTMR3 isoform X2; the encoded protein is MGEKMDEESQSSLECIQAYQIFPRKQLIREDENLQVPFQELHGESTEFVGRAEDAIISLSNYRLNIKFKESSINVPLQLIESVECRDPFQLHLTCKDCKVIRCQFFNSEQVQEWQKRLNAALRPPSRIEDLFSFAYHAWCMEVYASEKEQHGDLCRPGDHVISRFKNEVERMGFDMDNAWRISNINEKFRLCSSYPQELIVPAWITDPELESVASFRSWKRIPAVVYRHQNNGAVVARCGQPEVSWWGWRNADDENLVQSIAKACAIDSSRSSSGKMANGSCSRNHINGVLTDIDFDSSLSNAPPFPENQPQKLLILDARSYAAAVANRAKGGGCECPEYYPNCEVVFMGMANIHSIRKSFQSLRLLCTQMPDPANWLSALEGTKWLQHLSMLLKSSSLVVHALDRDQRPVLVHCSDGWDRTPQIVALSKLLLDPYYRSIEGFQVLVETEWLDFGHKFADRCGHGENSEDLNERCPVFLQWLDCVHQLQRQFPCSFEFNEAFLVKLVQHTYSCLFGTFLCNNAKERCEKHIQERTCSVWSLLRAGNRSFKNLLYSCQSETVLYPVCHVRNLMLWSAVYLPGSSPSTPSEESCTPYPTPGPAAEEPPLCRLHKTRSYDDLPTACDITVPCVNRRSSDPSINEWQEHRRSLELNGIANSAEECQEAERLLLGAQLSMAAGVGEGQMENILQEASIEEGGGEEPNGKLVNIEEAAKVEQTEKCQDSEKTVAEDKDSSSNGASKTEDNPGKGDGETANLTGGQCTDSDQLPCETSICSQSEMETVALLCEGQDSQVVGEQSSDPEESESQDSDLLKEENLSCPSSDFSQNLLLPHVLESSTETLVDDISTSWPCKLDHVTAATELSLKTEPVSDEGIIMMGLKGLQNHDERTHSSHPCNHSAFPPTECNLQNVCNRDQSSPPVVDGPCLSVDNQGKLSRQNSSSNNPQVHLRNFPHKCPLHSCGRHRIGSTPEQPARNHLDDDGMPLYVDAIQQRLRQMESGHQQEVETLKKQVQELRCRLESHLQIDSLRFNGDFTDEVVTRWLPDHLAANCYNCEGKFWLASRKHHCRNCGNVFCSSCCNQKVPVPSQQLFEPSRVCELCYSNLHSSLELENPITASSN
- the MTMR3 gene encoding phosphatidylinositol-3,5-bisphosphate 3-phosphatase MTMR3 isoform X1; this translates as MGEKMDEESQSSLECIQAYQIFPRKQLIREDENLQVPFQELHGESTEFVGRAEDAIISLSNYRLNIKFKESSINVPLQLIESVECRDPFQLHLTCKDCKVIRCQFFNSEQVQEWQKRLNAALRPPSRIEDLFSFAYHAWCMEVYASEKEQHGDLCRPGDHVISRFKNEVERMGFDMDNAWRISNINEKFRLCSSYPQELIVPAWITDPELESVASFRSWKRIPAVVYRHQNNGAVVARCGQPEVSWWGWRNADDENLVQSIAKACAIDSSRSSSGKMANGSCSRNHINGVLTDIDFDSSLSNAPPFPENQPQKLLILDARSYAAAVANRAKGGGCECPEYYPNCEVVFMGMANIHSIRKSFQSLRLLCTQMPDPANWLSALEGTKWLQHLSMLLKSSSLVVHALDRDQRPVLVHCSDGWDRTPQIVALSKLLLDPYYRSIEGFQVLVETEWLDFGHKFADRCGHGENSEDLNERCPVFLQWLDCVHQLQRQFPCSFEFNEAFLVKLVQHTYSCLFGTFLCNNAKERCEKHIQERTCSVWSLLRAGNRSFKNLLYSCQSETVLYPVCHVRNLMLWSAVYLPGSSPSTPSEESCTPYPTPGPAAEEPPLCRLHKTRSYDDLPTACDITVPCVNRRSSDPSINEWQEHRRSLELNGIANSAEECQEAERLLLGAQLSMAAGVGEGQMENILQEASIEEGGGEEPNGKLVNIEEAAKVEQTEKCQDSEKTVAEDKDSSSNGASKTEDNPGKGDGETANLTGGQCTDSDQLPCETSICSQSEMETVALLCEGQDSQVVGEQSSDPEESESQDSDLLKEENLSCPSSDFSQNLLLPHVLESSTETLVDDISTSWPCKLDHVTAATELSLKTEPVSDEGIIMMGLKGLQNHDERTHSSHPCNHSAFPPTECNLQNVCNRDQSSPPVVDGPCLSVDNQGKLSRQNSSSNNPQVHLRNFPHKCPLHSCGRHRIGSTPEQPARNHLDDDGMPLYVDAIQQRLRQMESGHQQEVETLKKQVQELRCRLESHLQIDSLRFNGDFTDEVTSIPDSESNRDPSCLSGCSTELFSEASWEQVDKRDTEVTRWLPDHLAANCYNCEGKFWLASRKHHCRNCGNVFCSSCCNQKVPVPSQQLFEPSRVCELCYSNLHSSLELENPITASSN